The DNA sequence TAGCAATATTAATTGAgtccatattttttattttttgtattttttctatttgtgATAAAAGTATGAACAAAGtcagatatttatttttagatatttctAGCActgttctaaaaatatatatttcattttaaaagttttcttaatttaaaaaataatatacatgaCGTTTAAGATCACTTAAATTCGTTTGAGTTGagtaagaatttaaataaaaaatttaaatttaatttaatcacatTTTCAGTAGGATAAAAAAGTGTTATATTTATATCTTAGGAAATTGCACTAGATTTAAACTACATTTGacaaaagcatttgaaaaattagttgaaagttaaaaaacacACTACTTACAAGTTAAAAGCTTACAACCTAAATCTATTGAATTAAGTTTTTggagatatataaaaaaaataaacctattGAATTAAGCTTTTTGAGATATAAACTATTTAGTAAAATTATCTATCCAACTATTGAAATAGTTGATAaatgtaaaatgaattaaatggacatgtttaaatgtttttctatattattttttattttattttattttattacaaagtATACTTTtgggtattttaattttatttttttaattagttttaaaatatttaattttttaaattttaaatcaattattttaattatattttattcaatatatcttaaaatactctaaatcaaatttaaataaaaaaacatgcattGAGTAGATGTCATATTTTCATTATGTTGATTTgtgtaatagttaaaaaaatattgaaatataatgttaaaataagagaataaataatttaaaataaaattattaaaaaataattaatagaaaaatgaaatgaaataaatctATTACCTGTCATTGTCAATATCTTgaagtataataataataaaataaatatctaaataatgtaatgattaaaataaatagtgtgtatgaaaaaaatatctaaaactaatagtaaaaataaaataatgcattGATTTTAACAAAAggtagaagagaaaaaagaaaattatcttatataaaaataaaaggtaaaaagaaaatttaataaatatttaaggataaaaattaatacaatttttttgaaaggagtaAAAATGAATACAATATAACGGctagcatttaaaaaaaaactactttagAATAAGAATAAcatctaaaaaaattcaacgcagcttgtattttattttattttttaattccttgtattactatataattttattctatctaACTATTGTACTATACCAAAATTCtgactactttttttttattctatctatagtttttattttattttttagttgttagtaaatttaaaatattttttttgaatctgtAAGTTTAATTTTAGCCGCAGACTAGCAAAACGATTTTGGATAAAAACTCATTGaaattcttataaaatgatattaattgtagaattttaaattttcatataaaaactagttaaataaaaaatgtgatttctGATCacgattttttaaaagaactatAATTTATCACGATTGatcattaattaattgagactaaattataataatactaaatttgtattaaaaatgcacaattattataatatatgataatcataattaaaagtcaatatatttgaattgtttttttttaatttttgttaatgatAAATGTAGTAATAATAGCTCTGATGTATGAAATAATTCTTTATTCATTGAGTACATGCGATATGGCTTGAGTCATTGCTTATTATTATCTAAAAAAGTTCACAAGTGTACTTAAAGTAGGGGCGGGAATAACAAATTGTCAATTTAAGTggtattagatttgatttttttaagtaagattttgaatttgaattttatggataaaaaaatagattaaaaaaaaagaattttattaaaaataattaattaaattttttaacggAAGTTAATCATTTAACAAAGTTGATGAATattctttattaataatatgcTTAAAAAAAGTATGGGTGGAGGTaagggaaaatgaaaaaaaaagtaaaaaaaacttcCATTTTTAGTAGACTTTCTGTTTTAATTTCAGAATTTTTAGAATGAAAAAACAAATGCCTAATCGTCATGAAacctttattgattttgttggCCTTCATGAGTTAATAAAGACaagtgaaaaatatatataacaaagtaaaatatttacttttctcCTGGGTGTTTATGGGTAGGGGGTAGGGATTACCGGTGAATCCAAATTGACTCAAAGGATTCAAAAGTTTCTATTGAGTTATTTGAGTTATTTATGTATTTGGGTCAAAACTGAATCGAATCGATTAAAATCGTTCTATGTACGAGTTGTGTCATGGGCTTAAATCTATAGATCTGATCAATACGGAACTGAACCGATCAAATTTTTTTAgagttgtttggtttgactttagGCTAATTGAGATTCTAAGTATTGAAACCGTAAGTGTTGAAACTACTAGGATTAAAACTTCTTAAGGTATTACTTTCAAatacattgttatttgtttcatcttttttttcatatttttttgtcatgtttataatattaatggatcatattttgttcttttgtttCAATAAATCTGGTTGCCGTAAAACTTATTGTTAGAAATTAGTTTGTAGAAAATAATTGTGATTCATATTGTTATAGTAAATCtcgttgaaaaatattttatattaatttgtattagtctattttaaaatattatattgatgatattaaatgaatcaatttcaCTACTTTCAGacatataataatattgtgttaattatattggatatttgaatgaatcatggtataaaataatagttttaaaaaaattaaatttaaatggatAACTTGTTGGTTCAAACCGAACCAAACCGTTCATGAACAAGTTTTTGGATTGGgttgatttcaaaaaaaaaaattataaaaacctaaCTAAACCAAACCGatcaaatttaattggattaaatcttaaatataacCCTGATCAGCCCAAAAAGATCCCTACTTTTCTTAATATTTGCAAGATTCAACGGACTTGATGAAACTCGTCAATTGATTTCGGGAATACATAGAAATGAAGTTTATGATAtaaatttctctaaaaaatgtttatgatataaattatagtttGTTATATCTTTTGAGCATTGATACATAATTAGTAAATCTTGatcaaaataagttaaaaaattaaaatactttataGTAGttgctaattaaattaaataatacagaGTACAGACGACCCATTTTTCTAACAATAAACGTAATGCTGTGTTATTTTGATCTGACAAAAGGATTCTACCTAtagaatttcattttaattaattaatcataattttaaaaaaatatatgatgtcTTTAAAACTAAAGTTTCCGTTTAggatattaaaatgtaaaatttgtttatctttttttgatCAAGATGGCAAGCAAAAGGGATAAAACAAACTACTTGACCCATTGTGGGCAACCTAATGTGGGTTCGAGGCTAAAacaaattttgtgaaaaaagttagatttaatttaaatttcaacttctaaaataaaattcaaacccggttaaacaaatattttaggattttttttataggttttTATCACATCGAACAATGAACAAGTTGAACCAAAAAGGCTCAGGTACATTTAattcatattcaaaatttaaaactcaaaatCTACATTTCATTAAACATATTCAAGCTAGTTCAATTAGTTTGACCAATGTTATTTCAACTTAATACTAAAAGGGTGTCTGGAAACACGTCTTGGATCCACATTTAGGCagcaaaattatgttaaaatgataaaataacatAGAAGTTACACCCATTTAATTATGCATGGACATAAGGTGAATTTAATTCAAACTTGTATTAATTCTatatctataattaattttttaactcttttttatatgaaatcaaacataaaatttttaatctaaaattaattctaaatttaaaatcaattttttaatgtgaAACCATGCAATTTCATTAATCCTAACTTACATTAGCCTATTTCTTCTCCGAAAGAAGGTAGATTaatcttacaaaaaaaattatagtactTGAATACTTTTTCTCTCGaaatattttggaaataatatttcaatcttcaaaatttattacacccatttaattttaaaataaaaaatctgtcACTAGAACAGTCCAAAAGTTTGTGTTTATTATAACcaatttaatattacatatccataaataaaagaaaataaaaaatcaatgcaGTACGACTAATCTTTTCAAGTATTAAATTGATGTtttgaaaatattcaaaagatcaaattaaaaaagttaaataaaataaataaaaagaaagataagaaagtGTTGGATATAGGAAAGGGGCAATATAGTAACTGGAACACCTTTGTCCAGGCTTTCCCCAATCTCACAACCAGACCAAGGCTCCCAATATAACCCATCAAAGTTccccaccacagagaagaatcTCTCTCTTTATTTCTTTCACTCTCTCAGAACCAAAATTTTCCAAACTCCTCAACTCTCATCAGATATCAaccatctctctctctccaaactCAAATACCTTTCTGTTCTGCTCTTCAATTTATTCATCTCTGACACCCTCTTAATTCTGCTTCCAGTTCCTCTGAGTGATGGGTATGATCTCTCCTCACTCCCACAATTCCCACATTATAGTAATCCTCATCACCTGCTTCTTTCGTCATAAATTCTAGATCAAACTCCACTCCCTGATCCTCCCTTTTACTTCTTATGTAGCATGTATGAACTCAAATCATCAAATGAATATGACCCTTTAatctaagaagaagaaaaaaacacacacatacacacacacactttaaAGTCCAAAGTCTAAACCAACCCACCAAAAGTCTTGTTCCCATGGCGAGTGGCAAGCTTTATGCGGGTTCAAACATGTCACTTCTCCTCCAAAACGAAAGGCTCCCTTGCTCCTCTGAAGTCCTTGAGTCTCTTTGGGCTCAGACCTCTAACCCTGCTTCCTTCCAAGGTGATGATtcatctctcttccttctcaattCCCTTCACTCTcttcatacttttttttactacttCCCTTGCTCATGAATTTTCACTACCTCAACTTTTATGTCACATGTATACATACAAACATACATACCAAGGTATTAAAAAACGGTCTTttaagtcacaacatcaagctTCTTGTGGTTTCTGTGACCATTCTGAAAGGATCGCGACCGCAATTTAAAAATCTGACACATATatcaacaaacaaacaaactaattagcttttttttgttgttgttgttgtatgtgAAACTTGAAAGTTGGTTTCTTTCAGTTCAGGACTGTTGTTTGTTCACTTAAGATAtttgaaagttgttttttttcttccttggttatgattaaattttaacGTGGTGGTTTTTGCTGTTGTTTGGTGGGGTTGGTTTTCAGGTTCAAAACCCGTGGTTGATTTTGAGAATGTAAGTGGGAGCAGGATGACGGATAGGCCTTTCTTTCAAGCgttggagaaggaagagaactGTGATGAGGATTACGAGGGGTGTTTCCACCAACCGGGGAAGAAAAGGAGGCTCACAAGCGAACAAGTTCAGTTCCTTGAAAGGAACTTTGAGGTAGAGAACAAGCTTGAACCCGAAAGGAAAGTCCAACTTGCAAAAGAGCTTGGCTTGCAGCCAAGGCAAGTTGCTATATGGTTCCAAAACCGAAGGGCAAGGTTCAAGACCAAGCAGCTAGAAAAAGACTATGGCGTGTTGAAAGCTAGTTATGACAGACTCAAAAGTGACTATGAAAGTCTTGTTCAAGAGAATGACAAGTTAAAAGCAGaggtaaaagaaattaagaagaaaaaagagagagacacACACAACACATACTTACACTCAATTTTGCTTTTGTGCTTTATGCTACTAGTACTACTTGCTTTAATAAAGTGCAATCTTTATTATTTATCCCACTAATGGGTTAATGATTGGATTGGCACAAAATTTTTGTTACTGACAGGTGAATTCTCTGGAGAGCAAATTGATTCTTAGAGATAAAGAGAAGGAGGAGAATTCGGATGACAAGTCATCTCCTGATGATGCTGTCAATTCTTCTTCACCCCACAACAACAAGGAGCCTAtggatttattaattatttcaaaaaatgcaacaacaacaacaacatctgaAAATGGGACCAAAGTGTTGTCACCACTCCCACTCCCTATTATGGTAACATGCTGCAAGCAAGAAGATGCCAACTCAGCCAAAAGTGATGTCCTTGATTCGGATAGCCCACATTGCACTTCATTCGTGGAGCCTGCTGATTCCTCTCATGCCTTTGAACCAGAAGACCACTCAGAAGACTTCTCCCAAGATGAAGAGGATAACCTTAGTGAAAACCTTTTGATGACCTTCCCTTCTTCTTGTTGCTTACCTAAGGTTGAAGAACACTGCTATGACGGCCCTCCTGAAAACTCTTGTAATTTTGGCTTCCAGGTTGAGGATCAAACCTTCTGTTTCTGGCCCTATTGAACCAAACCAACCAACCAACCGCTagcaatgttttaaaaaactttgcAGTTGTAACCATGTACTAGAAAGCAATAAAAATGGTATTGTTACTTCTACTaaggaataaaaatcaaaaggccAATGCATCATGCTCTCAAGTCTCAACAagaaacaatattaattaaaagccTAAAAAAACACTTCTTTGAATCCTAAAATGTCATGTGTGTCACACTGGTGGTGTTATTAGTTAGCAGCGAAAGTGTACGACAATGTTGCTACTAGCTAAAATTCAAAAACATGGTTCAGGTGTGCGCGTAGGTATCCCAAAATTTCTGGTGGGGTACAACAACCAATCGTTGTTTTTACTTTCGGATGTGGAAAGTGGAAACCCTGTTTTCACTTTTTCTCTGCACTCATCTGGATCACACCGTCGTTTTACTCATGTATTAGGAAGACCCTTTATCATATTCACCAGTTCTCACTGCTCAGCATAAAGTTACGTTTTCATATGCGTCCCAGTAATCACTAGAGTGGCATAGCGACGAGAGTTTGAGTAATTTACAGAAGGTATTAAATTCAAATCTCGCTACTGATGTTGTATCATTTATCATGATTCACCAGTCCTCACTATTTAGCCTAAAGTTTTAGTTCTATAGGATTTTAGATTCAAATCTCATTACCATCGCTGCTATTGTACACTAAAAGTATTGTGTCTATAAGTCAATGATGATTATGTAAGAAATATTTGGCATGGGtttaatgaaattgaaaaattaaataaaaggaatgaattattaataattaatatgtaagACAACAACATGTATGCAACAAGACAAATATAATACATGATAGCTACAGTCACCTTTAGCAGCACTAATACAAGTTCAAAGTAATAGTTTCCTTATTTCCTAGCATTAAGGTAAATTAGTGAGACTTGGGTGGAAGcaagttttttattattatattttagatcTTTAACGGGATAGAATAGAAGAGGTTACTTACAAGTCACATCCTATTGGTGCAAATTCACATTCAAATTGTTGCTTAAACTACAACTTGGATGAACAGAAGTGACATACATACATTGAAGGCCGCAAAAGTTGCTAGCTACTTGTCCCATAAGAAAGTTGAATTTAGTCCCCCTTTGACATCGCCACGAATGAAATTGAACTTCTCCAAGCAACTGTAAGCTCGTGAGACCAAATGtaacgtttgttttttttttttttatcagtaaatattaataatttttttatagaaatatcAATTGAAAAATTTGAACCGGTAACTTCTCTTCACTTCCTTctctctttattatttttcaaccaatagatcaattttatattttctcagaACAAATCTAACGTTGAaaccaaagtaaaaaaaaaaaaaaagcatggaaATTAAAAGATGGAGAAAACTAAACCCTGCTACAGAAGTCAAGGTTTCTGGTGTGGCTCGCTTGAACAAATTGCATTGGCGAGGACTTTTTACCCCCTGCTAGCTCATTGAGGATGTTGACAGCTTCCTCTCAAAaactaagaattaaaatatttgaaactcATTCTTGCAATTAATCCCATGCCCTTGGTTTCTTCATGAAGAATTTGTCCTTCGCAGAATCTTGTTTAGCTGTTGAAATTTGGTTCGCCCATGAAAAAATTCATGTAAAGTGTCTCAccctttaaaatattatatgcatTAATATTTTACTCAATGTGTGTTGCATCACCCATTGACAAGTTATAAATGGAGGCACCTTTCAGGGGATGGCCCCTTGTGCGTCTTGACATTATTCACGTGAAACAAAAGTTTTTAGCCTGAAGGAAGACACACACTCAAGTAAgtgcaattaattaaataatcattaattaaattttctatgCTTGGAACATAGTGGTGAAAGGGGGGGGTTTCAGCTATAtgagaaaaaaacattaatgaaTGCCATATAAACTATGTgtcaattgatatttttctttgttgtgtTATGAAGAGTTAGAGTACCCTAGAAGTTAAAATAGTGGAGTCAAAAATGTCATGCTCTaggggtcttttttttttttcaaatgtcaTTGCTTTTGTAGGCTTATACAGCTAAggtcaaaagtttttttgtgGTCCTAAAAAGAGGAACACTGCTGTATTTGGCATTTGATTTGGTGAAAGTGATGTTAAGTGAAACTCTTTGGcgtctttttccttttccttcttctcttgcAGCTTGGGATCTAAGTTGAAGCTCAAGGTTCATTAATTATCCTTGTCCTCACTATAGTGAGTACCATATATAAACGGATCAATGTCATAAGGGCATTGTCTCATACCAGTTGTACTTAAGAATATCTCTGGACTGTGGCTTAGGATCAACAAAGTGTTGATGGATATGAATTTTGTTATAAATGAATTCAAAAGCCTGCTAGGACATCTAATGTTGGGAGGTATCACAAAGCTCACTCTTCTACAATTTTAATTTGGTGGGGAAAAATAAGTTGGACTTTTGGCTCTCTGAAAATTGGAGTTTGGTAAAGACACAAACCGTTACTTttcctaacaaaaaaaaacattacttttTAAATAGAAGTGACAAAATCGATTAATTTGGCTTATCAATTCGATTAGACCGGCTAAAATATTACgcttgaattttatattttaagctTAAATCGAATTTGggctttttttattatatgaatgATTGTTTTATTAGTTCCGAGTAAATTTATAGCGAATTTGTATCAGCGTCATGTGAGTATAAATTTGAATTCTtgttaaataagattttatagCTTCCATGTTAAATTGGTATACTTGACGAGTCTTGGATGTGATTGGAAAACGTAAATCTTAGCATGCTATTTTTTTTCCGGATTTATTAGCATGCTATTAATTTAtgactaaattattattttaatactttatgttttagtattttttatttttttcttaaagttttaaaagttttatttttattttttatatttttgaatcattccattttagttattttaagcAAAACAGTCAATGAACTTGCCACCTCATCAAAATAAAgtcattgtatttttaaattagttttattttggttcattaattttttttaataatttgaacttattcttttatgttttcaaatgatttcattttgatagtttaaattttaaaaaagttttcatATTAATGCGATAAATTTCATATGTACGTACCCTCATTCTTCTACTTTTGTTGGTAGTAGATGCCCTTGTACCAAAACTGTCAAATACTACAAGTTTAACCACTTACTATGAAGAATTTGCAGTCCCATAAGACTACAAATTAAAGAGTTCTGTAAAAttggttaaatttgattttagtcctccaaatattaaatcatattagtttaagccttttaaaaaaaaattcattgtacttaaattttcaaaattatccttttaatttcattatatttaacaaaaagtattaACAGAATTAAATAAAGGACTTAAaaggaaaatttttaaaaattcagagactaaatgcaataaaattatttttggttgattaaaattaatgagTCAATATTTAGAAgaccaaaatcatatttaacttaaaaaagatattactatttaatttagtttattgcATAAATactttgataaattaattcCTATTCGCTGAATTTTGTCTAATAAGGtttgttttagtttatttttcagcgaaatgataattttatttttcagaaaaaaaaaagtttaaaaatgacTCGGTGCTTTCTCAAGGGCTCACTTCACAGCCAGTTTAATTTTCTCTTCATATCCACCACAACTCAAAATGTGTGTTCAGTACATTTagaaagttattttaaaagCCAAGGTGAATAGAACACGGTTATTTTAAACTTCTTACTTGTTTCTGTCGATTTTTTCACCCCcaataatgaaaaaacaaatatttattcaaataatacgactcaaaaaaaatttatcccaCTAAAACATAATACTATTCATGTAAAAGAAACCAATTCCCTAATAACCAATTTCTAAACTAACGTTTCGAGGACTGGGAAATCGATTTCCAAAttaggtttttatttttattttttaaaattcagttCATAATCagaattgagttttttttttttggttatttcatttagttttttctttttttaatttttttctattttattcttacagttttttttaaaaattaatttttttaaaatttttattttactaatttgtatatattaatttataaaaaatagaatttatctaaaatagaatctaagaaaaatatatatttaaatattcaatataaatataatttagttaaatatttataaaaagtgCATATATTTAAGTGATCTAATTCTTTTactcaaacaaattaaataaataaaatatgttcagTTTTAATATAGAATCAACATAACAatgaaattaacatttttaattcataaatcttgtacttttttttcttaatgaatAATGTtgctttaacttttatttttatttttattgattttttatgcctaaatatatatgtgatattaaaattaaatgaacctaaaagtaataaaaagataaaaataaaataaataaaagagaactaattaaatttcatatataatttacaCTTTTTTTACTCATGAATAATTACtatgtagtaaaataaaaagtgatttagtgaaaataattagttatttagTGGAAATAAAAAAGTGGTTTGAATTATCCAatgtaataaaatatcaatgtagtatttaaaaaaatataaaaaatatacaaaatttcatttaacaacttatgatttttttttccatactgGCATATAGAtagttaaaaagaataaaaaacaattcaaaaaaacaaaaagaaataaaagaaacaacaaaaaaaactcaattttttaaaaaaaaaaacctagctTAGAAATCGGTTCCTAGGAATCGATTTCTTAACATGAATAATATATTGTATCattgagataaatattttttaatttatattatttagataagtattttttttattatttgggtgAAAAATTCTCTTTCTATCTACTTGACAATCAGTGatgaaattaagaatttaaacccaaggaaaaataaaaggttattttaaaagtcatggTAACCGAATAGAAGTAGCGACGGTGATAGCACCACTAAAAATCtccacatttatatatatatatgaactttttaatataaaatctcTATAAAGTTTATCGTAATTTCataggttttaaaatttttctctAATAATTTATTCTCATATCTCAATTTTGTATATTTGAAGATTATAATAGAGATAGAAACGAGTTAGGCCTATAAATAAGGTCTTAACTTGAGGACTAGATTTGGAAAAGTCTTtcctaaatgtttttttttaataaataaaaaaaaagcttaagaGAGGGA is a window from the Glycine max cultivar Williams 82 chromosome 2, Glycine_max_v4.0, whole genome shotgun sequence genome containing:
- the HDL57 gene encoding homeodomain-leucine zipper protein 57 → MASGKLYAGSNMSLLLQNERLPCSSEVLESLWAQTSNPASFQGSKPVVDFENVSGSRMTDRPFFQALEKEENCDEDYEGCFHQPGKKRRLTSEQVQFLERNFEVENKLEPERKVQLAKELGLQPRQVAIWFQNRRARFKTKQLEKDYGVLKASYDRLKSDYESLVQENDKLKAEVNSLESKLILRDKEKEENSDDKSSPDDAVNSSSPHNNKEPMDLLIISKNATTTTTSENGTKVLSPLPLPIMVTCCKQEDANSAKSDVLDSDSPHCTSFVEPADSSHAFEPEDHSEDFSQDEEDNLSENLLMTFPSSCCLPKVEEHCYDGPPENSCNFGFQVEDQTFCFWPY